A stretch of DNA from Desulfurella amilsii:
CATATTATAACACTTGAAGATCCTATCGAGTTTACTTACAAACACGATAGAGCGCTTGTCAATCAAAGAGAAATTGGCACAGATGCGTCAAGTTTTGCGCAAGGCCTAAAACACATCATGCGACAAGATCCAGATGTTATACTAATTGGTGAGATGAGGGATGCAGAAACAATAGGAACTGCTTTGACTGTTGCAGAAACTGGCCATTTAGTATTTGCTACGCTTCACACAAACTCAGCTGCAGAAACCATCACAAGAATTGTAGATGTATTCCCAGCATCACAACAAGAACAAATTAGAGTTCAGCTTTCTACATCACTTCAAGGCATAGTAACACAAAGCCTATTAAAGAAAAAAGACAACTCAGGCAGAGTGGTAGCGGTAGAAATCTTAATACCAAACTCTGCTATAAGAAACCTAATTAGAGAAAACAAAATACCCCAAATTTACTCAACAATGCAAATAGGTCAGGATAAAACGGGTATGAAGATATTTAACCAATCATTATTTGAACTTTACTCTAAAGGCTTGATTTCTTACAATGAAGCGCTAAATACTTCTTTAAATAAAGACGAACTTAAAAACATGATGGATAGAATAAAAATTAATATGAGAGGTTAAAATGGCGTATTTTAGGTGGAAAGGCACCATAAATAATGTGAAGCGAAAAGGCGAAGTTACGGCAGGCAGCAAAGAAGACGCTATAATAAAGTTAAAAAAGCAAAATATCAATGTTTTGTCAATAAAACAGTCAGCGCCACCAATTGAGCTAGATTTTTTAAACAATGCTAAACCAAAAGATATTATGATTATGACAAAGCAACTCTCTATAATGTTAAACGCCGGTATTCCTATAGTTTCAGCATTCAACATCCTTATTGAACAGATAAAAAACCCTAAATTAAAAAAAATTATAAGAAACATAAAAGAAAATATTGAAGCCGGCTCTTCTTTTTCTAATGCGCTAAGAGAACACAAAGATATATTTTCGGACTTATACATAAATATGGTGGAGTCAGGTGAAGCAAGTGGTAACTTGGATGTTGTACTGCAAAGACTTGTGATTACTATGGAAAAAGATCTAGAACTCAAACGCAAACTCAAAGGCGCTTTGATTTACCCCACTATGGTTAGCATAGTAGCCGTTGGTGTTATTGCTTTAATATTAACATTCGTAATACCTACATTTAGCAAAATGTATGCAGACAGCGGTATGCAATTACCATTACTAACTCGCATGGTAATTGGAGCAAGCAATTTTTTAAGAGACTATATAATAATTATACTTCTAATTATTGCTATCATTATTGGCGCTTTTGTTATTGCAAAAAAGAAAAGTATCAAGTTTAGGACATATATAGACTCTGTCTTGCTTAAGCTGCCTTTGCTTGGTACACTTATACTAAAAACATCGATTGCGCGCTTTTCTTCAATTTTATCAATGCTTACCTCAGGTGGTGTGAGCATTCTTGAAGCCATAGATATTGGTGCAAAAACCTCTGGCAACCTTATTATAGAAAATGCTTTAAACAAAGTAAAAGAATCGGTAAAAGAAGGATCTAATCTATCAGAACCTATATCAAAAGCAGGGATTTTCCCAGATATGGTATCTCAAATGATCTCGGTTGGCGAAGAAACTGGAAAGTTAGAAGACATGCTTGTTAAAGTATCCCAATATTATGAAGAAGAAGTAGACAACAGTGTTAAAAATCTAACAACAATGCTAGAGCCTATAATAATAGTATTTTTAGGTGTCATAGTAGGAACGCTTGTTATAGCAATGTATTTACCAATATTTAAAATGGGACAGGCAATCAAGGGCGGATAGCAAAAGTGCTTAAATAACGCGTCAAGCTATCACACACAACAAAAACTATATTTTTATCCCTAAACTCTTGCGTTTTTGCCAATCTGCAAGCTACTGCAAAATTTGCACCACTTGATATGCCTGCTAAAATCCCTTCTTTTTGGGATAGATATTTGCTATACTCTATGGCTTCTTCATCTTCTACTAGCTCAACCCTATCAATAAGACCTAAATCCAGATTTCCCGGTACAAAACCTGCCCCAATGCCCTGGATTGAATGGGGCTTTGGAGTATAGTCAATGTTTTTTAAAAAAGAGCTTATAGCTGGGCTATTTTGTGGCTCAACAGCTACACTAATACAATCTTTTTTAACTTTTTTTAAAAATCTTGAAACACCGGTTATCGTCCCGCCTGTGCCCACGACGCTTACAAAAACATCAATATTGCCATTTAAAGCGTTGAATATTTCTGGGCCCGTAGTTTGTTCATGGGCTTTAGGGTTTGATGGGTTGTTAAACTGGTCTGGCATAAAAAATTTATCAGAGGCCTTTAGAAGCTCATTTGCCTTATCAATCGAACCTTTCGTGCCCAATTTAGCGCTTGTTAAAATTACTTTTGCGCCGAATAACTCCATTAGAGCAATGCGTTCTTTACTCATTGATTCTGGCATTACGGTATTTACACCAAAGCCAAACACCCTACCTAAAAACGATAGTGCAATACCGGTGTTACCGCTTGTTGGCTCAATTATTTGCATCCCTTGTTTTAGTTTGCCGCTATCGATAGCATCTTTAATCATAAAATATGCCGCTCTATCTTTTACAGAAAAAGTTGGGTTTTTTGTTTCAAGTTTCGCAAAAAGCCTAGCATTTGTATCAAATTTAACGTTTAGCTCTACTAATGGCGTTTTCCCCAACGTCTCAATGATTTTCATTTTTCCCCCTATACTTTTAATAATTTTATCATTTGCTGGCCTTTATGTCAAAATTTATTAAAAGGCACTTTACAAGAAACTGTTTTTAAGGTATTATAAAAATATGGAAATTTTTGAGATAGTTAAGTTTGACCAAAATGGATTTGTTCCTGTTATTACACAAGACTTTTACAATAAAGAAGTACTGATGTTTGCATATGCAAACAAAGAAGCTTTACAAAAAACGGTTGAAACAGGATATGCCCATTACTTTTCAAGAAGTAGAAAACAACTATGGAAAAAAGGAGAGGAAAGTGGCAATATTCAAAAGATAAAGCAGATACTATTTGACTGCGACGAAGATTGCGTGCTTTACAAAGTAGAGCAAATTGGTTGCGCATGCCATACATTTCATAGAAGTTGCTTTTTTAGAGAGTATTTTAGGGGACAAGTCATAGAAATAGAGCCTCAACTTGGCGAAAACTTTAAAGAGACTGTTTACAATGTACAAAACTCTACGCTAAACGAATTATACGAAACGATACTGCAAAGAAAAAACGATATGCCACAAAATTCATATACTGCTAAACTATTTTCATCTGGCGTAGAAAAAATCGCAAAAAAAATAAACGAAGAGACATTAGAATTTTTATTTGCATTAAAAGAAAACGATGCTTCACATATTATATACGAAGCAAGTGATTGTTTGTATCATTTATTGGTTGGACTTGCTTACAGAAAAATACCTTTGGATGCAATTCTAGAAGAATTAAAACGCAGAAAAAATTTTTCTGGCGAATTTGAAAAAAAGACGAGATGAATGTAGCAATCATACTGGATGAAACGTGGAATAGTTCTTTAACATTTTTAGGGAAAGTTTTTTTGGAAATCTTAAACAAGTCTTGCCAGGTATCGCTTTTGTGTCAACAGGATAGCTATATTGATAAAGCTGTAAAAACTAACAAATACTATATAAAAAATTTGCGCACAAAAAATCCCATAAATTTTTTTAGAAATTTGAATCAAATAAGGAATTATTTCAATGACATAAAACCACAGCTTGTTTTTACTATCAGGGGTGATGCAACATTTTACGCATGCTTATTAAAAAAACATAATAATTTTAAATTAGTTAGAATATTTGGGGAAAGCAGAAAACCTAAGCTTAACAGACACTGCGTGGATTACGTGTTTTTAAGCCCAAAAAAGTTTGAAAATTTTATAAACATACCACATAAAGTAATAAATGGCGTAGTTGATACAAAAAAATTTACTTATAAAAAAGAGGGGGCTCTAAAGATAAGAAAAGAGTTTGGTATTGATGATTCTGCATTTGTATATGGCTTTATAGGCAGAACATCGCCTGTTAAAGGTATATCTTTGCTCCTTGAGGCTTTTTCAAAGCTAACACGCCAGGCAAAACTTTTTATGCTTGTATACGAAACAGAGATAAAAATAAACGATTTACTGCAAAAAATTAAACAATTAAATTTGCAAGATTGTGTTATAATAGAAAGCAACTATAGAGATGACGTAAAAGATATTATCAGCGCTTTTGATGTAGGTGTTGTAAGCTCAATTGGTTCAGAAGCCATCGCGCGTACAAGCCTAGAATATTTATCAGCGGGCAAGCCCTGCATCGTAACTGATGTTGGTTGTTTAGCTGAAGTAGTTAGTCAAGACTGTGCAATTGTATGCAAACCAAATGTAGCAAGCCTATATCAAGCACTAAATGATATTCAAAGCAAAAACTTAACTCAGATGGGTCAATCAGCTTTGAAAAATGCGCAAATGTATTCTATGGAAAGTCTAAAGTTTTTGATAGATGAGGCTTTAAATGAAATTCAAAATTTATAAAAATAAAATCCAATTTAGGAGGCAACACAATGGATGTTTTTGAACAATCAGATAAATACATAGCCAACACTTATCGCAGGGCAAAGGTTTACTTTAGCAATGGCAAAGGCGTATACTTATATGATGAAAATGGCAATGAATATTTAGATTTTTTGGCAGGCATTGCGGTGAACATACTGGGACATTCGCACGAAATTGTAACAAAAACGATATGCGAACAATCAAAAAAACTTATTCATGTATCAAACCTTTATTACATAAAAGAACAAGCCCAATTAGCACAAATGCTAGTGGAGCACTCATGCACTGATAAAGCATTTTTTTGCAACTCAGGCGCAGAGGCAAATGAAGCAGCTATCAAACTTGCGCGTTTGTATGGAAAAAATAGAAAAACCATCCTGACATTTGAGCATTCATTTCACGGAAGAACCATTACAACACTATCAGCAACAGGTCAAAAAAAATACCAGGAGGGTTTTGAGCCTCTAACACCAGGTTTCATATACGCAAAATACAACGACATAGATGATTTCTACAATAAAATAAACAAAGATGTATGCGCTGTTATGATAGAGTTTATACAAGGTGAAGGTGGCATAAATCAGGCGCAAAATGAATTTATAAAAGAAGCAGTAAACTACTGTCAAAAAAACGATATATTGATAATTGACGATGAAATCCAAAGCGGCATGGGCAGAACTTCGAAGTTTTTTGCCTATGAGCTCTATGATTGCACACCAGATATAATAACAATGGCAAAAGGACTGGCAGCAGGCATACCCATTGGCGCTATGCTTGCAAAAGAGCATGTAGCATCTTTCTTCACACCAGGATCTCACGGATCTACATTTGGTGGCAACCCATTTACCTCTAAAGTGGCAAGTGAAGTTCTAAATTTTATTTTTAGCAACAATGTTTTATCCCATGTAAAAGATATGGGCGATTATTTCATCAGGCAGCTATTGAGTTTAAAAGACAAAAAAGCTTCTATAAAATCTGTAAAAGGCGTAGGTCTAATAGTGGGTATATCAATTGATAAGCCGTGTGAAGAAATTATTGAGAAAGCTTTAGAAAATAAAATATTAATTGGCAAAGCTGGAAGCGATACACTCAGGTTTGAACCACCTTTAATCGTAGAAAGACAACATATAAATAAATTGATCGAGTTTTTAGATTCTATATTATGAAATTTGAAGATGACATCCAAAAAGTTTCGGATATTATAGCTACTGTCTTTGGCATAGGCTACACAGCATACGCACCTGGCACAATAGGGTCTTTGTTTGGAATTTTGATATATATGTTTTTAAAAGAAGCTTCGCTTAGTATTTATTTACTGACTGTATCTTGTTTGTTTGTAGTTGGCACAATTGCCAGCGAAATTGTGGAAAGTGCTTATAATATAAAAGACCCTTCCTTTGTAATCATTGATGAAGTGGTAGGCATGCTTGTAACCTTAGCCTTTGTGAGTTATTCTTTTTGGGCTGTATGGGTGGGTTTCTTATTTTTTAGGATTATTGATATATCAAAAATTCCACCGCTCAATTTTTTGGAGCGCATAGGCGGGGGCCTTGGGATTATGCTTGATGATCTAGCAGGCGGCTTAATGGCTGGCATTTTGCTCTATATTATATTCAAATGAGCTATGCGGTTGTATTTTTGGATATACCATATTCTTGCGATTTTTATCTGGATAAAATCAGTTCTGTCGCAGAACTAAGATCACTTGTGGTATCTTGCAGGGATGATTTTAATGAGATACGCAAATCTATAGAATTTGCATTCCAAACCACAAATGGTTTATTTATAGTTTACCCAAAAAGACTGTGGCATAAACTGCAAAAAATTATGCTTGTTAGTTTTGAGCGCCCAAGCGTATTCAAAGATGAAGCCTATATTGTAGCTTCTGGTTTCAAAAAACTATCAGAAGGCATATTTGCAGATATTGTTTATAAAAAGCCCA
This window harbors:
- a CDS encoding phosphatidylglycerophosphatase A, with protein sequence MKFEDDIQKVSDIIATVFGIGYTAYAPGTIGSLFGILIYMFLKEASLSIYLLTVSCLFVVGTIASEIVESAYNIKDPSFVIIDEVVGMLVTLAFVSYSFWAVWVGFLFFRIIDISKIPPLNFLERIGGGLGIMLDDLAGGLMAGILLYIIFK
- the cysK gene encoding cysteine synthase A, with the translated sequence MKIIETLGKTPLVELNVKFDTNARLFAKLETKNPTFSVKDRAAYFMIKDAIDSGKLKQGMQIIEPTSGNTGIALSFLGRVFGFGVNTVMPESMSKERIALMELFGAKVILTSAKLGTKGSIDKANELLKASDKFFMPDQFNNPSNPKAHEQTTGPEIFNALNGNIDVFVSVVGTGGTITGVSRFLKKVKKDCISVAVEPQNSPAISSFLKNIDYTPKPHSIQGIGAGFVPGNLDLGLIDRVELVEDEEAIEYSKYLSQKEGILAGISSGANFAVACRLAKTQEFRDKNIVFVVCDSLTRYLSTFAIRP
- the hisIE gene encoding bifunctional phosphoribosyl-AMP cyclohydrolase/phosphoribosyl-ATP diphosphatase HisIE codes for the protein MEIFEIVKFDQNGFVPVITQDFYNKEVLMFAYANKEALQKTVETGYAHYFSRSRKQLWKKGEESGNIQKIKQILFDCDEDCVLYKVEQIGCACHTFHRSCFFREYFRGQVIEIEPQLGENFKETVYNVQNSTLNELYETILQRKNDMPQNSYTAKLFSSGVEKIAKKINEETLEFLFALKENDASHIIYEASDCLYHLLVGLAYRKIPLDAILEELKRRKNFSGEFEKKTR
- a CDS encoding aspartate aminotransferase family protein; its protein translation is MDVFEQSDKYIANTYRRAKVYFSNGKGVYLYDENGNEYLDFLAGIAVNILGHSHEIVTKTICEQSKKLIHVSNLYYIKEQAQLAQMLVEHSCTDKAFFCNSGAEANEAAIKLARLYGKNRKTILTFEHSFHGRTITTLSATGQKKYQEGFEPLTPGFIYAKYNDIDDFYNKINKDVCAVMIEFIQGEGGINQAQNEFIKEAVNYCQKNDILIIDDEIQSGMGRTSKFFAYELYDCTPDIITMAKGLAAGIPIGAMLAKEHVASFFTPGSHGSTFGGNPFTSKVASEVLNFIFSNNVLSHVKDMGDYFIRQLLSLKDKKASIKSVKGVGLIVGISIDKPCEEIIEKALENKILIGKAGSDTLRFEPPLIVERQHINKLIEFLDSIL
- a CDS encoding type II secretion system F family protein, whose amino-acid sequence is MAYFRWKGTINNVKRKGEVTAGSKEDAIIKLKKQNINVLSIKQSAPPIELDFLNNAKPKDIMIMTKQLSIMLNAGIPIVSAFNILIEQIKNPKLKKIIRNIKENIEAGSSFSNALREHKDIFSDLYINMVESGEASGNLDVVLQRLVITMEKDLELKRKLKGALIYPTMVSIVAVGVIALILTFVIPTFSKMYADSGMQLPLLTRMVIGASNFLRDYIIIILLIIAIIIGAFVIAKKKSIKFRTYIDSVLLKLPLLGTLILKTSIARFSSILSMLTSGGVSILEAIDIGAKTSGNLIIENALNKVKESVKEGSNLSEPISKAGIFPDMVSQMISVGEETGKLEDMLVKVSQYYEEEVDNSVKNLTTMLEPIIIVFLGVIVGTLVIAMYLPIFKMGQAIKGG
- a CDS encoding type IV pilus twitching motility protein PilT, which produces MKPKDLVELLRYICSIKASDLHITVGSPPRARINGDLVNLEYDTLLPTDTRDLCYSVMNELNRKRFEENFDVDFSFGVPELARFRANVFMQRGSVAGAFRIIPQEIPDFNTLGLAPIVKEFANLPKGLVLITGPTGSGKSTTLASLLNLINKSRPVHIITLEDPIEFTYKHDRALVNQREIGTDASSFAQGLKHIMRQDPDVILIGEMRDAETIGTALTVAETGHLVFATLHTNSAAETITRIVDVFPASQQEQIRVQLSTSLQGIVTQSLLKKKDNSGRVVAVEILIPNSAIRNLIRENKIPQIYSTMQIGQDKTGMKIFNQSLFELYSKGLISYNEALNTSLNKDELKNMMDRIKINMRG
- a CDS encoding glycosyltransferase, which encodes MNVAIILDETWNSSLTFLGKVFLEILNKSCQVSLLCQQDSYIDKAVKTNKYYIKNLRTKNPINFFRNLNQIRNYFNDIKPQLVFTIRGDATFYACLLKKHNNFKLVRIFGESRKPKLNRHCVDYVFLSPKKFENFINIPHKVINGVVDTKKFTYKKEGALKIRKEFGIDDSAFVYGFIGRTSPVKGISLLLEAFSKLTRQAKLFMLVYETEIKINDLLQKIKQLNLQDCVIIESNYRDDVKDIISAFDVGVVSSIGSEAIARTSLEYLSAGKPCIVTDVGCLAEVVSQDCAIVCKPNVASLYQALNDIQSKNLTQMGQSALKNAQMYSMESLKFLIDEALNEIQNL